One Setaria italica strain Yugu1 chromosome II, Setaria_italica_v2.0, whole genome shotgun sequence DNA segment encodes these proteins:
- the LOC101775060 gene encoding formate--tetrahydrofolate ligase — protein sequence MDLPAPPTNYPKTLSSIILCRHRPDAGAARRREAINNCASQRLSRPILSSPRGSPVPGHHHHHSLLQPAPPGPGRDRVVARSSAVVAPAPLPPPLLLPEMPSPTIRRLDVASPVPADIDIANSVEPLGIVDIAAELGLGPEHYDLYGKYKAKVLLSVLDDIKEQQDGYYVVVGGITPTPLGEGKSTTTVGLCQALGAFLDKKVVTCLRQPSQGPTFGIKGGAAGGGYSQVIPMDEFNLHLTGDIHAITAANNLLAAAIDTRIFHENSQSDKALFNRLCPANKEGKRHFADVMLRRLTKLGISKTDPNELTPDEVRRFARLDIDPESITWRRVMDVNDRFLRKITIGQGPDEKGMVRETGFDISVASEIMAVLALTTSLADMRERLGRMVIGNSKSGEPITADDLGVGGALTVLMKDAIHPTLMQTLEGTPVLVHAGPFANIAHGNSSIVADKIALKLVGKGGFVVTEAGFGADIGTEKFMDIKCRYSGLVPQCAIIVATIRALKMHGGGPDVVAGKPLDHAYVSENVALVEAGCVNLAKHISNTRSYGVNVVVAINKFATDTEAEMDVVRNAAMAAGAFDAVVCTHHAHGGRGAVELGLAVQRACESQAEPLKFLYPLESSIKEKIESIARSYGASGVEYSEQAEKQIEMYTKQGFSNLPICMAKTQYSFSHVPSMKGAPTGFVLPIRDVRASIGAGFIYPLVGTMSTMPGLPTRPCFYEIDIDTATGKVRGLS from the exons ATGGATCTGCCTGCCCCACCTACCAATTATCCCAAAACTTTATCCTCCATTATCCTATGCCGTCATCGTCCTGACgcgggggcggcgaggaggcgggagGCGATAAACAATTGCGCCAGCCAGAGGCTCTCCCGTCCAATACTATCTTCTCCACGGGGCTCACCAGTgcccggccaccaccaccaccactcgcTGCTGCAGCCCGCCCCACCCGGACCCGGGCGCGACCGAGTCGTCGCGAGATCcagcgccgtcgtcgcgccagcgccgctgccgcccccgctgctgctgccggagaTGCCGAGCCCGACGATCCGGAGGCTCGACGTGGCCTCGCCGGTGCCGGCGGACATCGACATCGCCAATTCCGTCGAGCCGCTCGGCATCGTCGACATCGCGGCAGAGCTCGGCCTCGGGCCCGAGCACTACGACCTCTACGGCAAGTACAAGGCCAAG GTGTTGCTGTCGGTTCTTGATGACATCAAGGAGCAGCAGGACGGGTACTACGTCGTGGTGGGCGGCATCACGCCGACGCCTCTCGGGGAGGGCAAGTCAACTACCACCGTCGGCCTGTGCCAGGCTCTGGGCGCCTTCCTTGATAAGAAG GTTGTCACATGCCTCCGTCAGCCATCACAAGGGCCTACCTTTGGAATCAAGGGAGGTGCAGCTGGTGGTGGCTACAGCCAGGTTATACCCATGGATGAGTTCAATCTTCATCTGACAGGCGACATTCATGCAATTACAGCTGCAAACAACCTTCTCGCTGCTGCTATTGATACAAGGATTTTCCATGAAAATTCTCAGTCCGACAAAGCACTGTTCAACAGATTGTGTCCGGCAAACAAAGAAGGCAAGAGGCACTTTGCTGATGTAATGCTCAGACGCCTTACAAAGCTTGGCATTTCTAAGACAGACCCCAATGAGCTTACACCAGATGAAGTTAGGCGTTTTGCAAGGCTTGATATTGACCCTGAGTCCATTACATGGAGACGGGTGATGGATGTCAATGACCGTTTCCTGAGGAAAATTACTATCGGACAAGGCCCTGATGAAAAAGGTATGGTGAGAGAAACAGGCTTTGACATATCAGTAGCTAGTGAGATAATGGCTGTGTTAGCTCTTACAACTTCCCTTGCCGACATGAGAGAGAGGCTTGGAAGAATGGTGATAGGGAACAGCAAGTCAGGTGAGCCGATTACTGCTGATGATCTTGGTGTTGGAGGTGCCTTGACTGTCCTAATGAAAGATGCTATTCATCCAACCCTCATGCAAACTCTTGAAGGCACACCAGTGTTAGTACATGCTGGACCGTTTGCTAACATTGCTCATGGAAACTCTTCAATTGTTGCTGATAAGATTGCTTTGAAGTTGGTTGGGAAGGGTGGCTTTGTTGTTACTGAGGCAGGTTTTGGTGCTGATATCGGAACTGAGAAGTTCATGGATATAAAGTGTAGGTACAGTGGATTGGTGCCACAGTGTGCTATTATTGTGGCCACAATTCGAGCTCTTAAAATGCATGGAGGGGGCCCAGATGTTGTGGCTGGGAAGCCTCTAGATCATGCATATGTGAGCGAAAATGTGGCCCTTGTTGAAGCTGGATGTGTCAATCTTGCTAAACATATATCAAACACAAGGAGTTATGGAGTTAACGTTGTAGTTGCAATCAACAAATTTGCAACAGATACTGAAGCAGAAATGGATGTGGTGCGAAATGCAGCTATGGCTGCTGGAGCTTTTGATGCTGTCGTCTGCACACACCATGCCCATGGTGGTAGAGGAGCG GTTGAACTTGGACTCGCAGTTCAACGAGCATGTGAAAGCCAGGCAGAGCCTCTGAAATTTTTGTATCCTTTGGAATCTAGCATAAAGGAGAAGATTGAATCCATAGCTAGGTCTTATGGTGCTAGCGGCGTCGAATACTCAGAACAG GCTGAGAAGCAGATTGAGATGTACACCAAGCAAGGCTTCTCCAACCTCCCCATCTGCATGGCGAAAACCCAGTACTCGTTCTCCCACGTTCCCTCCATGAAGGGTGCCCCGACCGGCTTCGTTCTACCGATAAGAGACGTGAGGGCCAGCATTGGAGCTGGGTTCATCTACCCGCTCGTGGGCACCATGAGCACGATGCCCGGCCTTCCCACAAGACCCTGCTTCTACGAGATCGACATCGACACTGCCACCGGGAAGGTCAGGGGCCTGTCATAA
- the LOC101775466 gene encoding homeobox-leucine zipper protein HOX11, translating into MNPPPRTQLSFSGSRAVRVNWSNPPLSLTGAYAPGRREGGGPWVSSSGRCRYKASLSWRVPTVPLLVPGRMELGLSLGETMADAGRDLVLGLGMGLGVRRDEEAETGREVRREHEFGAGRCGRSSPEPAVRLTLLPGLVPSLGLPWPPSSETSRHLEASTRGFDVNRAPSLSVAGAAAEDEEEQDDAAGAGAGAAAAASSSPNNSAGSFPTDFSAQGQAGTGGGGGGDRAGSRASDEDDGGSARKKLRLSKEQSAFLEESFKEHATLNPKQKLALAKQLNLRPRQVEVWFQNRRARTKLKQTEVDCEYLKRCCETLTEENRRLQKELAELRALKTVHPFYMHLPATTLSMCPSCERVASNSSAPAAAAPAPASSSSPSAAGGGIAAAPPEQRPSSFAALFSSPLNRPQAAQPQPQPQAPASS; encoded by the exons ATGAATCCCCCACCCAGGACCCAGCTCTCCTTTTCCGGGTCACGTGCGGTGCGCGTCAACTGGTCAAACCCGCCATTATCGCTCACAGGCGCATACGCAccgggaaggagggagggaggggggccgtgggtctcctcctccggccgctGCCGCTATAAAGCCTCCCTGTCCTGGCGCGTCCCGACGGTTCCATTACTGGTTCCTGGCAGGATGGAGTTGGGGCTCAGCTTGGGGGAGACCATGGCGGACGCCGGGAGGGACCTGGTGCTCGGCCTTGGGATGGGACTTGGGGTGAGGagggacgaggaggcggagacGGGGAGGGAGGTGAGGAGGGAGCATGAGTTCGGGGCGGGGAGGTGCGGCCGGtcgtcgccggagccggcggtGCGGCTCACGCTCCTGCCCGGCCTGGTGCCCAGCCTCGGCCTCCCGTGGCCGCCGTCATCCGAGACTAGCA GGCATTTGGAGGCGTCGACGCGCGGGTTCGACGTGAACCGGGCGCCGTCGCTGTCCGtagccggcgcggcggcggaggacgaggaggagcaggacgacgccgcgggcgcgggcgcgggcgcggcggcggccgcgtcgtcgtcgcccaaCAACAGCGCGGGCTCCTTCCCGACCGACTTCTCCGCGCAGGGCCAGGCTGgcacgggaggcggcggcggcggcgaccgcgcggGCTCCCGCGCCAGCGATGAGGATGACGGCGGTTCGGCGCGCAAGAAGCTGCGCCTCTCCAAGGAGCAGTCCGCGTTTCTCGAGGAGAGCTTCAAGGAGCACGCCACGCTCAACCCG AAGCAGAAGCTGGCGCTGGCGAAGCAGCTCAACCTCCGGCCGCGCCAGGTGGAGGTGTGGTTCCAGAACCGCAGAGCCAG GACGAAGCTGAAGCAGACGGAGGTGGACTGCGAGTACCTGAAGCGCTGCTGCGAGACGCTGACCGAGGAGAACCGGCGGCTGCAGAAGGAGCTGGCGGAGCTGCGCGCGCTCAAGACGGTGCACCCCTTCTACATGCACCTCCCGGCCACCACCCTGTCCATGTGCCCCTCCTGCGAGCGCGTCGCCTCCAactcctccgcccccgccgccgcggcgccggcgccggcctcctcctcgtccccctCCGCCGCTGGCGGCGGCATTGCGGCGGCCCCGCCGGAGCAGAGGCCCTCGTCGTTCGCCGCGCTGTTCTCGTCACCCCTCAACCGCCCGCAGGCCGCCCAGCCGCAACCTCAGCCGcaggcgccggcgagctcgtgA